Below is a window of Calonectris borealis chromosome 25, bCalBor7.hap1.2, whole genome shotgun sequence DNA.
AATTAAAGAACTTTGAAGAATTGTAGGTGGAACAAGTGTATTGTAAATTTTCAGGTTTGACTGAGCCTTTACTTTCTTTTCAGAGCCAATGCTGTGGATAAATCTAAGGGTGGAAACACTGCTCTAGTATTCTAGAGGAATTTATAAGGTGTCTTTCTGCAACACGCTCAGAGCTAAAGCCATTCACACTTCAGTGCCTAGAATTGACCCCAAGGTAGTAATTAATAAAAAGATTTGTTGAGCAGGATGCATTAAATATATGAGCAATGTTTAAAGGAGAGTCATCTAAGGCAATTGCTTTTAATAAGAAACAGGAATAATAAAGGATACTAATAGTATTTTCCACTAACTGTGGttattttgaaatactaaaaTTCTGTATCTGCAGATCTAAGCACCTGTAAGGAATTCTGCAAGTAATGTAGTAATTTTGGGGTGAGGATTTGAGCCTACACTAAGAGCTGATCAAcatagaacatttttttcttcagaatttttctcAATAAGCCATTATTTTCTAACACTTACCTCTACCATTTCacttcctttaatttcttgctCATGAGAGAATTTTTCTGATTTGCACACAAGCTTCCCGTTTACCATGTTCACAGTACACTGTTGAAGcagatttaaaaattacaaaaaaatttagattttggAATTCATTAGAATAAGTAGGGGACTACATAATAGGAAATAAATGATACCGGTGCTTCATAATCACATCTGCTAATTTAAACTGAAGACCACAGCATTTTAATAAGAGTTTTagaataaacatttctgtttgttgAAATGTATGCTAATGGAAATGGTACAAACAAGTTTCACTCATGCACAGAAACTGAAGTATAAGGATGAATAGAGAGATGCATCCATTCCTGAAATACATTACCTTTAGCTTTCTGCCATCCATAGTAGTAATGTCAGCCTCTTTTCCAAGCGTAAATGAGTTAGTTACAGATTGCTTGGGTGTTTTCGATGTCACAATGAAGTCATCTCCTTTTTGTTGTATTTCAACAACAGGCTTAATATCTTTGGCGACTTTGATAAGGTCATCTGACAATGctgtaaaaaaggcaaaaaatgactttttctgtTATGAAGTAGTGTATTGATATgaaacagcaaattattttttctgataaAGGTGCAAAAGATACAAACCAATAATGGAAAGTGATGTCCAAGTTAAAAGACAAATCCTCTTTTGGATTCCTCATTTCCCTATGGGCATATTGTTCCATTCCATCTAGTCTGTATAGATTTTGGTACTATGTTTGTTACTCTTGTGTCAGAATACGTATTGTTTCTTTCAGTAACAGCTTGCCATGTGATGGCATTTCTTCATGAGGAAAACCATGTGTGTGTTATTTTGTTTCCCTCACCTCTTCCCAGGGAGATTGGCGGTGGGGGTTATCTGTCTAGTCAGAGCTGCAACAGTGCAAGTAACCTCAAACTACCTTATCAGTGTGTCTCTAGCATGATTTGAGAGTGTCATCTTTAGCAGTAGAGGGATTGGTTCAGGCATCATACTATAGGACTAGGCTTTTCAACTGTAACTGAGTTTTATTCTACTGAACATCTcttatatacatttaaaaaccCCAATGTGAATGTTTTGCCAAGATTGACAAGAGGCTAAGTGCATTTTTATTAATGTGGGCACATACTAAGTCTATTCCTTAGAGATTACTAAACAGGTATAACATGTATTAATCGCTAGTGCTGTAGAAAGTGCCTGCGCTACTAATACACATTGGAAATCTGTATACGTCATTGACAACTTGTTTCTAGTTAAATGGATTTATAAAGTTATGTGTTAATCAAAACAAGTTGATTGCTGATATACCTCTTCTTTCATGAGGGACTCATCTTATGTTAAGATAGGGATTTGGGGGTTATCTGTAACCTTTCTACATCGATCTGTAcaattttcagcttctttttgtttccaaattagaCATAACAGACTTAGCTGGGAGGGCGTAGTTTgtcataaaacaaaagaaaaaaaacatagaaatacAGTAATAAAAGATGTCATGCAAAGTGTGTGTTGCAatccaaattatttcaaaagtaacTAGACACTTACCAAGAGCTTTCAGAAACTCTTCATAGTTCTCTTGAGCATAGACCTGCCAGGTTCCATTGAATGCCATTATGGATGTTATAATGCAGTTTAGGGCGGTGAGGCTAGCAGGAAAGTGAGGGCTTTCCCTGGTCATTCGGATGCTATTTATGAAAAGTGAAAGGCCAGCCCAAATTGTGAGATGACTGGCTAATTATTAACCATGAAATAACAATTATTAATCATTTATTTGTTCTTAATGATCATAACCTCTAGTTCATTCTGCTTTGTAGAAAGCCTTACCTTGACCAACTGGTTTGGGATGTTATCTTTATCATGGGTTACTGAACTCGGCTAATTATTCATAATTGTTGTAAAGTGTTGCAtggattaatttttccttttgttcccagCTTCTATGTTTaatacattttctgtgttttggataGAATTCTTCAGATAAAATGGCATAATTTACAATAGATGCGAGGTAATTACTGTCTTACAGCAGGAACTTCCTAATTATCACAATATTCTCTACTATGGGCACTTGGACCTTAAATGGTGGGAATAAAATCCACAGttatttcttccagaattttGGGCATCCAATTTCTTGAGAACAGGGAAAATCGTGTTGGAGTGGGACAGTCAGTTATGACTTTATCCAGTAGATGTCAGTAACGTGTATCTAAATCTGTAttaaattctgggttttttttgtttttttttttttaatattcactgCATACGTAGAAgattaaaggtaaaataaaacacGGAACATTGCTTGGAGACCGAAATGAAAGAAGTAAATGGgatgtattatttttcttctcaccaATTGCACCAAGAATTCCTCATCATTATAGTTATTGAGTGATATTCCTTGCTGTCTGTGCAAGCATGACTGTTGATTTTGGAAGACATTCATTATATTATGTGTCTTGCAATTATATTGCTTAATTCAAATAGAGCCTGTATCCCAGGGGTAGGTGACCTTTCTAAGTTAACTTTTATTACCCCATATCAGTCAGTAATTCTTCTATTTAAATAGAAAACCAGTGCTGAACTTCTTACAAATTCACGACTTTTTTTCAGTatctaattttaaagaaaatttacacACAGAGAGCCAATTTTGTAATTACATTTACATATTATAATACCTGAGTAGCAAGGATGAGGTACTGATAATGAATAAGGCCGTATTTGTATGGCGTGTAACACACATGGCTCTAAAAGGTACATGTTTATATTGGAGTTATCATAGGACATGATTCGTCTATTTTACCATAGAGTAATGTTAATGATGCCATCAGTAtgtcttgcttttcttcattcaCTGTAAGAAGAATCTAGACAATTAGCTAAGCTCTCacttattaatattattaaatttaataatatatattatatacatttaatttaattttaagtaatgTCTGAAACGTAACTGCCTTTGGTCAAATGATTGGCAATCCTGTACAGGATTGCTGTGCTCATTTACATTGACACTGGAACAGCAGTGTCCCTCAAGTAACCAGGAAAAATATTGTGAGGACAGTTTATACAGTTTATGCAGCAAGGTAAGATGCTATTTTGCTGAATAAATGCATTTAGCTGGATGGCTGTATTAGAAGTACAATCACTTTTTTATCTCTCACTGACAGTTTTACTATTAGAAGCTGGGACTGTAGCTGTGGCTTCAGAGCAGGCCACACTTCTACATCCACAATAATCTAACACAACTAATAAACCTAAAAATCTCTTTAATTCCAAAGAATATAGGTTCAGTAGGATGGAAGGATCTGGGTCCACCTCTGTAGACGTTTACTCAATCCTTTTGTGTAAATGTATTACTGCGTGTCAGTGTATATGTAGAAGCTGAACCTTATAGGACCAAGCCTTGAAAATGTCactgccttgttttcttcccataTGGCTTAGGTTTGTAAAGGTCTATACTTCAAGGCCCTGATTCAGCACAGTACTTAGGAAAATTCCTAAGGCCAACTGATTTCGAGATGGATGTACTTGACGACAGTGCTGAGGTGTGACCAAGGATATAAGTTtaataatacacacacacaagctaCAAGATAATCAGGAACACACAGTGATTTACTACAAGAAAACTCCACTGAAAGCCTGGTTCTCATATGTGAATCCTTTGGTATTTCCCACACAGATTTA
It encodes the following:
- the LOC142092751 gene encoding fatty acid-binding protein, liver — encoded protein: MAFNGTWQVYAQENYEEFLKALALSDDLIKVAKDIKPVVEIQQKGDDFIVTSKTPKQSVTNSFTLGKEADITTMDGRKLKCTVNMVNGKLVCKSEKFSHEQEIKGSEMVETMTFRGVTLVRRSKRV